The following coding sequences are from one Homalodisca vitripennis isolate AUS2020 chromosome 7, UT_GWSS_2.1, whole genome shotgun sequence window:
- the LOC124366891 gene encoding uncharacterized protein LOC124366891, whose amino-acid sequence MDGDIINKWIDDSLNDSLSIENINSDDEYIPSPDDSNSEEDCILSPNPKRRRLCKRLFDADDTDKTSSEAQTNNTDPALENEGSYSSVCDVSPTVNQKWKK is encoded by the exons atggatggtgatatcataaataaatggaTTGATGACAGTTTAAATGATAGTTTGTCAATAGAAAACATCAATAGTGATGATGAATATATACCTTCACCTGACGACAGTAACAGCGAAGAGGATTGTATTCTTTCACCAAACCCAAAACGACGAAGACTTTGTAAaag gttGTTTGATGCAGACGACACGGATAAAACTTCCAGTGAAGCCCAAACGAACAATACCGATCCAGCTCTGGAAAATGAAGGAAGCTATAGTTCTGTTTGTGATGTTAGCCCAACAGTGAACCAAAAGTGGAAAAAATAA